In one Chelmon rostratus isolate fCheRos1 chromosome 7, fCheRos1.pri, whole genome shotgun sequence genomic region, the following are encoded:
- the LOC121609712 gene encoding uncharacterized protein LOC121609712, giving the protein MNSYSPPVTSNNSTSHQEQSQIIRSLQNNPHIIIKPADKGSKIVIMDKQQYALEARRQLSNMTYYKPIQSSLQHTTQTRIRTITQDLYHKKYISAKQRNFLFGPDDPRERRFYLLPKIHKEPQTWTVPFKIPPGRPIVSDCNSVTYNISQYIDSFLGPLSVRHPSYLKDTYHFIEKIRPLVLPSNAILFTIDIDSLYTNIDTRMGLQTIRTIFNRYPDRNRPDDDILQLLEICLTCNDFTFDNQYYLQVHGTAMGHRYAPSYANLYMSEWERSALQKCPLQPLFYLRFLDDIIGAWEHGEEKFLQFIQILNHHHPSIKVKHSLDAKQINFLDTTVYFHNVNEQNKKLLTRVYFKPTDTHALLHKTSYHPKHTFKGIVKSQIIRFHRISSSPEDLENAISTLFTSLRRRGYSRRFLRSIKSSTLASLRTETGVINRNNSLQNGDSPLQDGDSCAGAIVPLITTFSNRYTGLHNTLKNNFQRFLTDHPILKEYRVISALRKNKNLRDALVKASFGKDKNKNKPQNLWKFKHTKFLYNPHSGRGTSVNGYFSIKEKNVVYCLQCTQCNLLYIGETVNTIQARLKQHLYNIREGRLQTPLVNHFRSHSTQGMTVMGLEACATWTGGQRRWRERCWIDRLKTRIPQGLNVT; this is encoded by the coding sequence ATGAACAGTTATTCCCCGCCTGTAACATCAAATAACAGTACCTCTCACCAAGAACAATCTCAAATTATCAGGTCACTTCAGAACAACCCCcacataataataaaacctgCGGACAAAGGGTCGAAAATTGTCATCATGGACAAACAACAGTATGCTCTGGAGGCTAGAAGACAGTTATCAAACATGACGTATTATAAACCCATACAATCTAGCCTCCAACATACAACACAAACCAGAATTCGAACAATAACTCAAGATTTATaccacaaaaaatatatatcagcCAAACAACGCAACTTTCTATTCGGCCCCGACGATCCCCGTGAACGGCGTTTTTACCTACTTCCCAAAATTCATAAAGAGCCGCAGACTTGGACGGTCCCGTTTAAAATCCCCCCGGGTAGACCGATCGTCTCCGACTGCAACAGCGTGACATACAATATCTCTCAATACATCGACTCCTTTCTAGGTCCTCTTTCCGTTAGACACCCCAGTTATTTAAAGGACACCTACCACTTCATTGAAAAAATCCGACCGCTGGTTTTACCGAGCAACGCCATCCTATTTACCATAGACATTGACAGTTTATACACTAATATTGATACGCGCATGGGCTTACAAACAATTCGCACTATTTTTAACAGATATCCAGACAGGAATAGACCAGACGATGACATCTTACAATTACTAGAAATCTGTTTAACATGTAACGATTTTACCTTTGATAATCAATATTACCTACAGGTCCACGGCACAGCAATGGGACACCGATACGCCCCCTCCTACGCCAACCTCTACATGAGTGAGTGGGAGAGGAGCGCCCTCCAAAAATGTCCCCTCCAGCCTCTGTTTTATCTCCGGTTTTTAGATGATATTATAGGGGCGTGGGAACATGGAGAAGAAAAGTTTTTACAATTCATACAAATTCTTAATCATCATCACCCCTCCATTAAGGTCAAACATAGTCTGGatgcaaaacaaatcaattttcTGGATACCACAGTTTACTTTCATAACGtcaatgaacaaaataaaaaactactTACCAGAGTCTACTTCAAACCGACGGACACCCACGCGTTGCTCCATAAAACCAGCTACCACCCGAAACACACTTTTAAAGGTATAGTCAAATCACAAATCATTAGATTCCACCGTATTTCTTCAAGCCCAGAGGACCTAGAAAATGCAATTTCCACCCTATTCACCAGTCTGAGACGTAGAGGTTACTCCAGGCGATTCCTCCGGTCCATCAAGAGCAGCACGCTGGCGTCCCTCCGTACTGAGACAGGTGTAATTAATCGAAATAACTCATTACAAAATGGCGACAGCCCATTACAGGATGGTGACAGCTGCGCAGGTGCAATAGTCCCTCTGATCACAACCTTTTCCAACAGATACACGGGATTAcataacacactgaaaaataacttCCAGCGCTTTTTGACAGATCACCCTATATTAAAGGAGTACAGAGTCATTTCAGCACTGAGGAAGAATAAAAACCTGAGAGATGCATTGGTGAAAGCCTCCtttggaaaagacaaaaataaaaacaaaccacaaaaccTATGGAAATTCAAGCACACCAAGTTTCTCTACAACCCCCACAGTGGCAGAGGCACCTCAGTAAATGGCTACTTctctataaaagaaaaaaacgtgGTCTATTGTCTACAGTGTACACAGTGTAATTTATTATACATAGGGGAGACAGTCAACACTATACAGGCCAGGCTCAAACAACACCTTTACAATATTAGGGAAGGCAGGCTACAAACCCCACTCGTAAACCACTTCCGCTCTCATTCCACACAAGGAATGACAGTCATGGGTCTTGAGGCCTGTGCGACGTGGACGGGAGGCCAGcgaagatggagggagagatgctGGATTGACAGACTGAAGACTCGGATCCCCCAGGGCCTTAATGTCACATAA